A window of the Methanoregula sp. genome harbors these coding sequences:
- the ppdK gene encoding pyruvate, phosphate dikinase produces MNKKWVYTFTEGDGKNKKLLGGKGANLCEMTQIGLKVPPGFVITTEACLAVVNDPKKELPQGMMEQVHTHLAEVERKSKHVFGGRNNPLLISVRSGSAISMPGMMDTILNLGLNADTLQGLIAQTGNERFCYDAYRRFIQLFGKVALGVPEAEFDAEFEAIKQKAGAKHDVDLSSHDLAEISERFLKVVHRNTGKPFPFEPYEQLEIAIRAVFNSWSGKRAVDYRREFKITPDMANGTAVNVMQMVFGNMGNDSATGVGFTRDPGTGENVMFGEYLVNAQGEDVVAGIRTPKPLAAMADEMPGIYRELQVLHKILEAHYKEVQDFEFTIEKGVLYLLQTRNGKMNASALVRTSVEMVKEGLIDKSHAILRIQPEMLDQMLFPRIDPRVTEKPIAKGLPASPGVAVGIAVFDADRAEQMGRTGERVILVREETKPEDIHGFFASQGILTSRGGKTSHAAVVARGMGKPCVSGAEGIHVNVRMRQARAGDQEFGEGALITIDGTTGAVYLGEVAMIEAEFSQELNTLLSWGDEMARLGVMANADTPDDAARAVKFGAAGIGLCRTERMFNGTERLPIMVEMIVAETKADRQAALDKLLPIQREDFNGIFKVMSPRPVTIRLLDPPIHEFLPTENLLVDDIEHLRHLREILRGMQVLSEAVTFMNHTRDTKPQVQKFTDPVLVDEAIVKKEAILRKVRALHEVNPMLGHRGVRLGLTFPEIYTMQIRAILEAAAECQKAGISVHPEIMVPQVCTAQELKQVKVWVDEIRRDVESNYKVKLDFKFGSMLEVVRACMRADNLAEQAEFFSFGTNDLTQATFSFSREDAENKFLPMYNQKGILQDNPFEVLDVKGVGRLMEQAVKWGRHTRPDMKMGICGEHGGHPASIRFCHKIGLTYVSCSGPRIPIARLAAAQAAILDGEKIADKTV; encoded by the coding sequence ATGAACAAGAAATGGGTATATACCTTCACCGAAGGCGATGGCAAGAACAAGAAACTTCTGGGCGGTAAAGGCGCAAACCTGTGCGAAATGACGCAGATTGGGCTTAAGGTGCCACCCGGTTTTGTGATTACAACTGAAGCCTGTCTCGCCGTTGTGAATGATCCTAAGAAAGAACTCCCGCAAGGAATGATGGAACAGGTGCATACCCATCTTGCGGAAGTAGAACGCAAAAGCAAGCATGTTTTTGGGGGGCGAAACAACCCCCTCTTGATATCGGTTCGTTCCGGTTCAGCCATATCCATGCCGGGCATGATGGATACCATCCTTAATCTGGGTCTCAATGCTGATACGCTTCAGGGTCTCATCGCCCAGACCGGTAATGAACGATTCTGTTACGATGCCTACCGGCGATTTATTCAGCTCTTTGGGAAAGTCGCGCTTGGAGTGCCGGAAGCGGAGTTCGATGCGGAGTTTGAAGCAATTAAGCAGAAAGCCGGTGCAAAACATGACGTAGATCTCTCTTCGCATGACCTCGCTGAAATCTCGGAGCGGTTCTTAAAGGTAGTTCACCGCAATACCGGTAAACCCTTCCCCTTTGAACCTTATGAACAACTGGAGATTGCCATCAGGGCTGTTTTCAACTCATGGAGTGGTAAACGCGCTGTAGATTACCGCAGGGAGTTCAAAATCACGCCCGATATGGCCAACGGTACTGCTGTAAATGTTATGCAGATGGTATTTGGCAACATGGGCAACGATTCTGCTACTGGCGTTGGTTTCACCCGCGATCCTGGTACGGGCGAGAACGTGATGTTCGGGGAGTACCTGGTAAATGCACAGGGAGAGGATGTTGTTGCCGGTATCCGGACCCCAAAGCCGCTTGCAGCAATGGCCGATGAGATGCCGGGCATTTACCGGGAACTTCAGGTATTGCATAAAATACTAGAAGCCCACTATAAGGAAGTTCAGGATTTCGAATTCACTATAGAAAAAGGTGTGCTCTACCTCTTGCAGACAAGAAATGGCAAGATGAACGCTTCTGCACTGGTGCGTACGTCCGTTGAAATGGTAAAAGAAGGGCTCATCGATAAATCCCACGCAATTCTTCGCATCCAGCCGGAAATGCTTGACCAGATGCTCTTCCCCCGTATAGATCCCCGGGTTACTGAAAAGCCCATTGCAAAAGGACTGCCAGCATCTCCGGGAGTGGCGGTTGGTATTGCAGTGTTCGATGCTGACCGGGCGGAACAGATGGGGCGGACTGGTGAGCGCGTTATCCTCGTTCGGGAAGAAACCAAACCTGAGGACATTCACGGATTCTTTGCCTCACAGGGTATCCTTACAAGCCGTGGGGGTAAGACATCCCATGCTGCTGTTGTAGCGCGGGGGATGGGAAAGCCCTGCGTATCCGGTGCCGAGGGGATCCACGTTAACGTCCGCATGCGCCAGGCAAGGGCTGGTGACCAGGAATTTGGTGAGGGCGCATTGATTACCATCGATGGTACTACCGGCGCTGTTTATCTTGGAGAGGTTGCAATGATCGAGGCGGAATTCTCACAGGAACTCAACACCCTGCTGTCCTGGGGAGATGAAATGGCCCGGCTCGGTGTCATGGCCAATGCGGACACTCCAGATGACGCAGCACGAGCGGTTAAGTTTGGCGCGGCAGGAATTGGATTGTGCCGTACCGAGCGCATGTTCAATGGTACCGAGCGTTTACCCATCATGGTGGAGATGATCGTTGCTGAGACAAAAGCCGACCGTCAGGCAGCTCTTGATAAACTTCTGCCAATACAGCGCGAGGACTTCAATGGAATCTTCAAGGTCATGTCTCCCCGCCCGGTTACTATCCGCCTCTTAGATCCACCCATCCATGAGTTCCTGCCAACGGAAAACCTGCTTGTAGACGATATCGAACATCTCCGTCACCTTCGCGAGATCCTGCGGGGCATGCAGGTGCTTTCAGAAGCAGTCACGTTTATGAATCATACACGGGATACAAAACCACAGGTGCAAAAATTTACCGACCCGGTTCTGGTTGATGAGGCGATTGTGAAAAAAGAGGCAATTTTAAGGAAAGTCCGCGCCCTGCATGAGGTAAATCCCATGCTCGGTCACCGGGGAGTCCGGCTCGGCCTTACTTTTCCCGAAATCTACACCATGCAGATCAGGGCCATTCTCGAAGCTGCAGCCGAGTGCCAGAAAGCGGGTATCAGCGTTCACCCGGAGATCATGGTGCCTCAGGTATGCACCGCCCAGGAACTCAAGCAGGTAAAAGTGTGGGTTGACGAGATCCGAAGGGATGTAGAATCGAACTATAAGGTAAAACTTGACTTTAAGTTCGGCTCCATGCTCGAAGTGGTCCGTGCCTGTATGCGCGCGGACAATCTCGCGGAACAGGCAGAATTCTTCTCATTTGGGACAAACGATCTGACTCAGGCCACGTTCTCCTTCTCGCGCGAAGATGCAGAGAACAAGTTCCTGCCAATGTATAACCAGAAAGGTATCCTTCAGGATAACCCGTTTGAGGTACTGGATGTCAAGGGGGTAGGACGACTTATGGAACAGGCTGTGAAATGGGGACGACACACCCGTCCGGACATGAAGATGGGGATCTGTGGGGAACATGGTGGCCATCCAGCCTCAATACGGTTCTGTCATAAGATTGGCCTGACCTACGTCTCCTGTTCCGGTCCCCGTATCCCTATCGCACGGCTCGCAGCAGCCCAGGCTGCGATTCTCGATGGTGAAAAAATTGCAGACAAGACCGTCTGA
- the ppdK gene encoding pyruvate, phosphate dikinase — MSKKWVYAFNEGDGKNKKLLGGKGANLCEMTQIGLRVPPGFVITTEACLAVVNDPKKELPQGMMDQVHTHLAEVERKSKRVFGGRNNPLLISVRSGSAMSMPGMMDTILNLGLNAETLQGLIAQTGNERFCYDAYRRFIQLFGKVALGVPEAEFDAEFEAIKQKAGAKHDVDLSSHDLAEISERFLKVVHRKTGKPFPADPRIQLEIAIRAVFESWSGKRAVDYRREFKITPDMANGTAVNVMQMVFGNMGNDSATGVGFTRDPGTGENVIFGEYLVNAQGEDVVAGIRTPKPVSAMADEMPGLYQELLDLRNKLEIHYKEVQDFEFTIEKGTLYCLQTRNGKMNAHALVRTSVEMVKEGLIDKHQALLRIQPEMLEQMLFPRLDPKVTKKPIAKGLPASPGVAIGIAVFDADRAEKLGRTGERVILVREETKPEDIHGFFASQGILTSRGGKTSHAAVVARGMGKPCVSGAEGIHVDVRMRHARAGDQEFGEGALITIDGTTGSVYLGEVPMIEAEFSKELAELLSIADGLAKLKVMANADTPDDADRALKFGAMGIGLCRTERMFNGTERLPIMVEMIVADTEEERRIALDKLLPIQREDFKGIFKVMSPLPVTIRLLDPPIHEFLPTEHVVVEDLDHLRHLREILQGMQVLSDAVTFMNRTREIQPQVQKFTDPVLVDEAILKKEAILKKVRALYEVNPMLGHRGVRLGLTFPEIYRMQIRAILEAAADCQKEGIVVHPEIMIPQVCTAQELIRVKVWVDEIRKSVESTYKVKLDFKFGSMLEVVRACMRADNLAEQAEFFSFGTNDLTQATFSFSREDAENKFLPMYNQKGILQDNPFEVLDIKGVGRLMESAVKWGRHTRPDMKVGICGEHGGHPASIRFCHKIGLTYVSCSGPRIPIARLAAAQAAILEGEKMADKAA, encoded by the coding sequence ATGAGCAAGAAATGGGTTTATGCCTTCAATGAAGGCGATGGAAAAAATAAAAAACTACTGGGTGGCAAGGGGGCCAACCTGTGTGAGATGACACAGATCGGGCTTAGGGTACCACCAGGCTTTGTCATCACAACAGAAGCCTGTCTCGCTGTTGTGAATGATCCGAAAAAAGAACTCCCGCAAGGGATGATGGACCAGGTGCATACCCATCTTGCGGAAGTAGAACGCAAAAGCAAACGTGTTTTTGGCGGACGTAATAATCCGCTCCTTATCTCAGTCCGTTCGGGTTCTGCCATGTCCATGCCTGGCATGATGGACACTATCCTTAACCTCGGCCTTAATGCAGAGACACTCCAGGGCCTTATCGCACAAACCGGAAATGAACGATTCTGTTATGATGCCTACCGCCGTTTTATCCAGCTCTTCGGTAAGGTTGCTCTCGGGGTTCCTGAAGCGGAATTCGATGCCGAGTTCGAGGCGATCAAACAGAAGGCAGGCGCAAAACATGATGTAGATCTTTCATCCCATGACCTCGCCGAAATTTCCGAACGTTTCCTCAAAGTAGTCCATCGCAAGACCGGCAAACCTTTCCCGGCTGATCCCCGCATACAACTGGAGATTGCAATCAGGGCGGTATTCGAATCGTGGAGTGGCAAACGGGCAGTGGATTACCGGCGGGAATTCAAGATCACTCCGGATATGGCCAATGGCACTGCAGTCAATGTCATGCAGATGGTATTTGGCAATATGGGGAATGATTCAGCTACCGGGGTTGGATTTACCCGCGATCCCGGTACCGGCGAAAATGTTATTTTCGGGGAATACCTGGTAAATGCCCAGGGTGAAGATGTGGTTGCCGGTATCCGTACTCCCAAGCCGGTATCCGCAATGGCTGATGAGATGCCGGGGTTGTACCAAGAACTTCTGGACCTGCGAAACAAGCTCGAGATTCATTACAAGGAAGTGCAGGATTTCGAATTTACCATTGAAAAAGGGACCCTCTACTGCCTGCAGACACGCAATGGCAAGATGAACGCTCATGCCCTTGTACGCACATCTGTCGAGATGGTAAAAGAAGGGCTTATCGATAAACACCAGGCGCTCCTGCGCATCCAGCCGGAGATGCTTGAGCAGATGCTTTTCCCCCGGTTGGACCCTAAGGTTACAAAAAAACCTATAGCAAAAGGCCTGCCTGCCTCCCCGGGTGTTGCGATTGGTATTGCCGTCTTTGACGCGGATCGTGCCGAAAAACTGGGCCGGACCGGTGAACGGGTGATCCTGGTGCGGGAAGAGACCAAACCCGAGGATATCCATGGATTCTTTGCCTCACAGGGAATCCTGACGAGTCGTGGGGGCAAGACCTCACACGCTGCCGTCGTCGCGCGGGGGATGGGAAAACCCTGTGTATCAGGTGCCGAGGGTATTCACGTGGATGTCCGCATGCGTCATGCAAGAGCGGGCGATCAGGAGTTTGGGGAGGGGGCATTGATCACCATTGATGGCACTACTGGTTCGGTTTACCTCGGGGAGGTTCCGATGATAGAAGCGGAGTTCTCCAAAGAACTTGCCGAACTCCTCTCAATAGCGGACGGTTTGGCAAAGCTCAAGGTTATGGCCAATGCCGATACGCCAGATGATGCAGATCGCGCGCTGAAATTCGGTGCAATGGGCATAGGCCTTTGCCGGACGGAGCGCATGTTCAACGGTACCGAGCGCCTTCCGATAATGGTGGAGATGATTGTAGCCGATACTGAAGAGGAACGCCGGATTGCACTTGACAAACTGCTACCGATCCAGCGCGAAGATTTCAAAGGTATATTCAAGGTTATGTCCCCCCTGCCGGTAACAATCCGCCTGCTCGATCCACCCATCCATGAATTCCTGCCAACCGAACATGTCGTAGTAGAAGACCTCGACCATCTCCGCCATCTCCGGGAAATTCTTCAAGGTATGCAGGTGCTTTCTGATGCCGTGACATTCATGAACCGTACAAGAGAGATACAGCCCCAGGTGCAGAAATTTACCGACCCGGTGCTGGTGGATGAAGCAATTTTGAAAAAGGAAGCGATTTTGAAAAAGGTTCGGGCATTGTATGAGGTTAACCCAATGCTAGGCCACCGTGGAGTCCGGCTGGGTCTTACCTTTCCGGAAATCTACAGGATGCAGATTCGGGCGATTCTCGAAGCCGCGGCTGATTGTCAGAAAGAGGGAATCGTAGTGCACCCGGAGATCATGATTCCCCAGGTCTGCACAGCCCAGGAACTTATCCGGGTGAAAGTGTGGGTGGATGAGATCCGAAAGAGTGTGGAATCGACCTATAAGGTAAAACTGGACTTCAAGTTCGGATCCATGCTCGAAGTGGTTCGCGCCTGTATGCGGGCGGACAATCTCGCGGAACAGGCAGAATTCTTCTCATTTGGGACAAACGACCTGACACAGGCAACATTTTCCTTCTCGCGCGAAGATGCAGAGAACAAGTTCCTTCCTATGTACAACCAGAAAGGAATCCTGCAGGACAACCCGTTCGAAGTGCTGGATATCAAGGGCGTTGGCCGACTCATGGAGTCTGCGGTCAAGTGGGGGCGTCACACACGGCCAGACATGAAAGTGGGTATCTGCGGTGAGCATGGTGGACATCCTGCATCCATCCGGTTCTGCCACAAGATTGGACTGACTTACGTCTCCTGCTCGGGCCCCCGTATCCCGATCGCCCGACTGGCAGCTGCCCAAGCCGCGATTCTCGAAGGCGAAAAAATGGCAGACAAGGCAGCATAA
- a CDS encoding aldolase, producing the protein MTYTIALISTDENERLMELYLPKVLYEIKSEIYGCCIKLLSDDHTLKETWQENFYPMSQNVRSHGRLFVFKDSSCKPNTVFFDPHSRSAYLFNFNYYGWIKSIALSLAGDILEDEHNIYSVHGACMDIDGKGLCLIGNSGAGKTTQTYGLLKDPHTRIVSDDWFFSRVYGSDILAYGSEKNFYIRKDLATVWKEYDGLVPEGDFDEEGRAVADLRWVIGKGRILPMTTLKMMILLKRDPTDKNEARSLLPEEALALFEENNYFNPHLLVNNPYKKHIRQRYITNLLERTTVYLVNTINSAPVTQRLIRSLANVPQSP; encoded by the coding sequence ATGACATATACTATTGCCCTGATATCAACGGATGAGAACGAGCGTTTGATGGAGCTCTATCTTCCCAAGGTTCTCTACGAGATCAAATCAGAAATATACGGATGCTGTATTAAACTGCTTTCTGATGATCATACCTTAAAAGAGACCTGGCAGGAGAATTTTTACCCCATGTCACAGAATGTCCGGTCACATGGCAGGCTTTTTGTATTCAAAGACTCCTCGTGTAAACCAAATACTGTTTTTTTCGATCCACATTCGAGGTCTGCGTACCTGTTCAATTTTAATTATTACGGCTGGATAAAATCAATTGCCCTCAGTCTTGCCGGTGATATCTTGGAAGACGAACATAATATTTATTCTGTGCATGGTGCATGCATGGACATTGATGGAAAAGGCCTCTGCCTTATCGGAAATTCCGGCGCGGGCAAAACAACCCAGACCTATGGACTATTAAAAGATCCGCATACCCGCATAGTATCGGATGACTGGTTCTTTTCAAGGGTATATGGGTCAGATATCCTTGCCTATGGATCGGAAAAAAATTTTTACATCCGAAAGGATCTCGCGACAGTCTGGAAGGAGTATGATGGACTTGTTCCTGAGGGTGATTTTGATGAAGAGGGCAGGGCTGTTGCAGATCTCCGGTGGGTAATTGGCAAGGGCAGAATTCTTCCTATGACCACGTTGAAGATGATGATACTTCTTAAACGGGATCCAACGGATAAAAACGAGGCACGGTCTCTGCTCCCGGAAGAAGCTCTCGCTCTCTTTGAGGAAAATAACTATTTCAACCCTCACCTTCTCGTCAATAACCCGTATAAAAAGCATATACGGCAACGATATATTACAAATCTCCTTGAAAGAACCACAGTTTATCTTGTTAATACTATCAATTCTGCCCCGGTAACACAAAGACTGATACGATCCCTGGCAAACGTTCCCCAGAGCCCCTGA
- a CDS encoding protein-glutamate O-methyltransferase CheR, producing the protein MEESATEFNLLKRHVEQLLKIQCSNYKEDYIKRRFLSRMRSTNSTTYADYLRYLKAHPAENEPLRNALTINVTEFFRDKEVFDEIKNTVLPALFQQRKRISIWCAGSSTGEEPYSLAIILHDILASHKDWSGHIIATDIDEVVLGKAKAGIFEEKAISKLSTAQIQRHFTKRPDGTYEAKQHLKDLIRFRPHDLMSGVPPARYVDLITCRNVTIYFTEKQKDDLARTFHSALIADGYYVMGKTEYLGRQVEDLFAPKNTAQKIFIKKEKLTVPKTG; encoded by the coding sequence ATGGAAGAGTCTGCGACTGAATTCAACCTTTTAAAACGTCATGTCGAGCAGCTGTTAAAAATCCAGTGTTCAAATTACAAAGAGGATTATATCAAAAGACGTTTTTTGTCCCGTATGCGTTCAACGAATTCTACAACATATGCGGATTATCTCAGGTATCTCAAAGCACATCCTGCGGAAAACGAACCTTTACGAAATGCACTCACCATCAACGTGACCGAATTTTTCCGTGACAAGGAGGTTTTTGATGAGATTAAAAATACGGTTCTTCCGGCACTCTTCCAGCAGAGGAAACGTATTTCTATCTGGTGTGCCGGTAGTTCAACGGGGGAAGAACCGTATTCTCTGGCAATTATTCTTCATGACATACTTGCCAGTCATAAGGACTGGTCCGGTCATATTATTGCAACCGATATTGATGAAGTGGTGCTGGGAAAGGCAAAGGCAGGAATTTTTGAAGAAAAAGCTATCTCAAAACTGAGCACCGCACAGATCCAGCGCCATTTTACCAAAAGGCCGGATGGCACGTACGAAGCCAAACAGCACTTAAAAGACCTGATACGGTTCCGGCCACATGATCTCATGAGCGGAGTTCCCCCGGCACGATATGTTGATCTTATTACCTGCCGCAATGTCACGATCTACTTTACAGAAAAACAGAAAGATGATCTTGCGCGTACTTTCCATTCAGCGCTCATCGCCGATGGCTATTATGTCATGGGTAAAACTGAATATCTTGGGCGTCAGGTCGAGGATCTTTTTGCACCAAAGAACACAGCCCAGAAAATTTTTATTAAAAAGGAAAAACTTACAGTCCCAAAAACGGGTTAA
- a CDS encoding chemotaxis protein CheW produces MADAGEILEFTLGKEHYALDITPVREIVEMTPITVIPRAPEHITGVINLRGEIVNILNLNSFLKLPNRPITKSQKIIVFMADAANGNNVGVIVDNVSSVTEISEAQVDCMTDGIAGNESKYIKGIITTGTENEEKEERGLIIWLDIQKMFKDIENT; encoded by the coding sequence ATGGCAGATGCTGGAGAAATTTTGGAATTTACGTTGGGTAAAGAGCACTATGCGCTTGATATTACACCCGTCCGTGAGATTGTCGAGATGACACCAATCACCGTTATTCCCCGTGCACCCGAACACATTACCGGGGTTATCAACCTGCGCGGAGAGATCGTTAATATTCTGAATCTTAACTCATTCCTCAAGTTACCCAACCGGCCGATAACAAAATCACAGAAGATCATTGTATTCATGGCAGATGCAGCAAATGGCAACAATGTTGGTGTGATTGTCGATAATGTGAGCAGTGTAACCGAAATCTCTGAAGCCCAGGTTGATTGCATGACTGACGGAATCGCAGGCAATGAATCAAAATATATCAAGGGTATCATCACTACCGGCACAGAGAATGAAGAGAAAGAGGAGCGGGGATTAATAATCTGGCTTGACATACAGAAGATGTTTAAGGATATAGAAAATACGTAA
- a CDS encoding PAS domain S-box protein → MREEEINRITQLLAENPAGLTIEQVSRQLSINRTTAAKYLNFLIASGKIEKRNLGPAKIFTLSPRIPLSHFLNLWQDGIIILDNNLLIQQVNDPVLALLSLKRDDLVGMQIDKSPLAVMLTESGMNHLQKAREGHEQVHVVQFMIQDQAQHFRMKMIPLVLDHGEQGLGIIFEQIPHVPESFQESSRKEDTVTGKIPENVEFERRISEHRKIERALIESEAKYRALVENITEVIFTLNDQDIITYISPAIKNLSGNDHSAFLGHPMQEFVYNDDIVPFEKGLERNRHGIFEPFEFRFRTKNLSNRWVQVSGKTLPGKETGTGFHGVIADIHERKRMEDALRHANKQIILLTSITRHDILNGITKMRLSLDLAKNETRDEKLLHFFEQQEVIIASIQHQINFTRDYQNIGIRPPQWKDIAERFHAAVASVPLGKISVSVDIKKIEIFADNLIERVFANLIENTLEHGVKTTIIRFFSKQQGRDLILVYEDDGIGIPADEKELVFEHTRRGRISYGLFFSREVLAITNLTIKETGEAGRGARFEILVPEGLYR, encoded by the coding sequence GTGCGTGAGGAGGAAATTAACCGGATTACTCAATTGCTTGCGGAAAATCCAGCAGGACTGACTATTGAACAGGTATCCCGCCAGCTTTCCATAAACCGGACCACTGCAGCAAAGTACCTTAACTTTCTGATAGCTTCGGGGAAAATTGAGAAACGCAATCTCGGGCCTGCAAAAATCTTTACCTTGTCGCCCCGGATCCCGCTCTCCCATTTCCTGAATCTCTGGCAGGACGGCATCATTATTCTGGATAATAACCTCCTGATCCAGCAGGTCAACGATCCCGTATTGGCCCTGCTCTCCCTGAAACGTGATGATCTTGTTGGGATGCAGATCGATAAATCCCCGCTCGCAGTGATGCTTACCGAATCAGGAATGAATCACCTGCAGAAAGCGCGTGAAGGGCATGAACAGGTACATGTCGTTCAGTTCATGATACAGGACCAGGCACAACATTTCCGTATGAAAATGATTCCCCTTGTTTTGGACCACGGGGAACAGGGACTCGGTATCATATTCGAACAGATACCCCATGTGCCGGAATCATTCCAGGAATCCAGTCGTAAGGAAGATACCGTTACCGGCAAGATTCCAGAAAACGTAGAATTTGAACGCAGGATCTCCGAACACCGGAAGATCGAAAGAGCACTCATCGAATCAGAAGCAAAATACCGGGCACTTGTTGAGAATATCACTGAGGTCATATTCACGCTTAATGATCAGGATATAATCACTTACATCAGCCCGGCAATAAAGAACCTGTCTGGAAACGACCACTCCGCGTTTCTTGGGCATCCAATGCAGGAATTTGTTTATAATGATGATATTGTACCGTTCGAAAAAGGTCTTGAACGGAACCGCCATGGAATCTTTGAACCATTTGAATTCCGGTTCCGGACAAAAAACCTGTCAAACCGCTGGGTCCAGGTATCGGGAAAGACCCTGCCGGGAAAAGAGACGGGTACCGGATTCCACGGGGTCATTGCTGATATTCATGAACGCAAACGCATGGAAGATGCGCTTCGCCATGCAAACAAGCAGATCATCCTCCTTACCAGCATAACACGGCATGATATTCTCAATGGCATCACAAAGATGCGGTTATCTCTCGATCTGGCAAAAAATGAGACACGGGATGAAAAACTTCTCCACTTCTTTGAGCAGCAGGAAGTAATTATCGCCTCCATACAACACCAGATAAATTTTACCCGGGACTACCAGAATATTGGTATACGCCCGCCCCAGTGGAAGGATATCGCGGAACGGTTCCATGCTGCAGTAGCATCGGTCCCTCTCGGAAAAATTTCAGTTTCCGTAGATATTAAAAAAATTGAGATCTTTGCCGATAATTTAATTGAACGCGTATTTGCAAACCTGATTGAAAATACTCTTGAACATGGCGTCAAAACAACGATAATCAGGTTCTTTTCAAAACAACAGGGCAGGGATCTGATCCTGGTCTATGAAGACGACGGTATCGGCATACCCGCTGATGAAAAGGAGTTGGTCTTTGAGCATACCCGAAGGGGGCGCATCAGCTATGGATTGTTTTTCTCCCGGGAAGTGCTCGCGATAACCAATCTTACGATTAAAGAGACCGGGGAAGCCGGCAGGGGAGCACGGTTTGAAATCCTCGTGCCGGAAGGATTGTACCGATGA